The sequence ACGGCCGACAGAATCGACATCGGCAGATTGGCGATCAGGTGTCCGGCGAAGAGAATCAGGACCAGTGTGATCGTCGCCGCGACCAGGGCCGCAGCTTGGGTCCTTCCCCGCGAGTCGGCGAGGATGGTGGACGACGGGGGACTGGCGTCGAGGGCAAACGAACCAACCAGGCTTGACGCCACGTTCGCCGCACCGATCGCGCGAAAGTCACTAGTGACATCGGATTCGTAGCCACCGAGGGCCGCCATCGTCCGACTCGTTGCCGAGGTCTGCGCCAAGCAGATGATGGCAACGCCGATCGCGGTGGGGAGCACGATCCACATCGTGTCCAAGGACAGCGCCGGCAGGGTGATCGAGGGCAATCCCGCTGGTAGTGCGCCAAGTACCGCGACGCCGCTGCCAGCGAGGTTCAGGGCGGTGCTCGCGACCGTCGCGACGACGAGCACAGTCAGCGCGGTCGGGAACTTGGGTGCGAACCGCGGAACGGTCAGCAGCGCCGCAAGAGCCAGGACACCGACGACCAGCGTCTCCACGCTCGTCTCACCGAGGTTCCCGATGACCGACAGGACCCGCGGAATCGGCAGGCTGCCGGTGGCCTCAACGCCGAACAACCCCGGTAGCTGATGGACCACGATCGTGACTGCGATGCCGCCGAGGAATCCCGTGACAACCGGTTTGGAGAGCAGGTCGCCCACCCAGTTCAACTGCGCGACGCCGACGATCAGCAAGATGATGCCCACCAGCAGAGTGGTCACCGCGACGTATCCCACGTATCGGGGGGAGCCCGCGACGGCAAAGGTGGCCAGACCAGCGGCGAGGATCGGGGCCACCGTGCTGTCGCACCCCAAGGCCAAGTGACGATTGCCGGAGATGACGGCACCAATCACGCAGGCTACAAAGAAGCCGTAGAGCCCGGTGATTGGTGGCATCCCGGCAAGTTGGGCAGTGGCCAGTTGGCCCGGAATGGTGATCGCTCCGAACGTGATTCCGGCCAGCAGATCGCGTCGACCCCAGCGGCGGCGATACCCACGCATCGTCGGGAAGGCGGTCAGCATCGATGCAGTGCCGGTCGCCATGTTCCACGACGTTAGTCATGTGACACTCGCGAGGCATCTCGGGCCGCTCTAGCGAGCAGGCCCGGACCTATGCGGTCAGGTTCACGAAGGTCCTCGACGCTGACGATTCGCGGGCCGCTTCGATGATCCGCAGCGTGGTCACGGCGTCGGATGGATCAACCGGCGGCGGCCCACCATCCCGAAGAGCGGCGGCCAGCGCCCGGTAGAAGGCTGGGTAGTCGCCTGGGTGTGTGGGTAGCGGCCCAGGGGTGGTTGTTCCGCTCAGGGTACCCCAATCGTCTGCTGGCAGTACGCCCCAACCAGCGCCCGGTAGGTCTCCACGTCGTAGGGCCGCTTCCTGCGGGTCAAGTCCCCAGGAAACATACGCGCCTTCAGTGCCGAGCAGTCGCAGTCGGGGCCCCAGGTCCGCAGCGGTAGCGCTCATCGTCAGGTGCGAGCGGGTTCCACCGGCATGGGTCAGGGCAAGGAAGGCATTGTCTTCCGCGATCGCGCTGGGGCGGACAGCGTCAACCTCGGCGTAGACCCCGGTAACCACGCCGAAGAGCAGGACCGCCTGGTCGATCAGGTGACTACCCAGGTCAAGGAGGATGCCGCCGCCTTCTTCAGCTGGTGTCTGGTCCTTCCAGGCATCAGAAACTTCTGGTCGCCACTTCTCGAACCGAGATTCGAACAGGGCGACCGCCCCTAGCGTCCCAGACTCAACAAGCTCGGTCGCAGTGAGGAAGTCACCGTCCCAGCGGCGGTTCTGGTAGGTCGTCAGCAGCACCTGGGCGGCGTCGGCGGCGACGATCAGGTCCGCTGCCTGCGCGCTAGTTAACGCCAATGGCTTGTCAACGACTGTGCCGACTCCGTGCTCGATGCAGTCGCTGGCCAGTTGTACGTGTGAGCTATTGGGTGTTGCGATCACGACGGCGTCGAGGGTGAGTTCCCATAGCGTCGCAACGTCAGGCACGACGGTAGTGGTTGGGTAGCGTTGCCCGATCTCGTCCGCGCGTTCGGGGCTCCCGGTGACGATCGCAGCCAACTCCAGACCGGCGGTGGTGCTGATGATCGGAGCGTGGAAGGCCGAGCCGGCGAGTCCGTAGCCGATGAGGCCAATCTTGGCTGCGCCCGTTGAGACCGGGACCGTCATCGGATCGACCCCAGGTCAGCCAGTACGGCTTCGGCTGCGCGACGACCACTCACGAGGGCCCCCTGGATGCTCGATGTGTCACGGTGATCACCGGCGACGTAGCGCCCATCACCGAGGCGCACCGGCTTGCGAACGGTCAATGGTGGCGGCATCGCTGGCAAGGCGTGCGGAATGTCGAACTTCCCCACGAGTTGCCAGCG comes from Candidatus Nanopelagicales bacterium and encodes:
- a CDS encoding SulP family inorganic anion transporter, coding for MATGTASMLTAFPTMRGYRRRWGRRDLLAGITFGAITIPGQLATAQLAGMPPITGLYGFFVACVIGAVISGNRHLALGCDSTVAPILAAGLATFAVAGSPRYVGYVAVTTLLVGIILLIVGVAQLNWVGDLLSKPVVTGFLGGIAVTIVVHQLPGLFGVEATGSLPIPRVLSVIGNLGETSVETLVVGVLALAALLTVPRFAPKFPTALTVLVVATVASTALNLAGSGVAVLGALPAGLPSITLPALSLDTMWIVLPTAIGVAIICLAQTSATSRTMAALGGYESDVTSDFRAIGAANVASSLVGSFALDASPPSSTILADSRGRTQAAALVAATITLVLILFAGHLIANLPMSILSAVLIYIATKIFRLDDMKAMYHYSWRSFGLMMLTMSGVILLGIEIGLALAVLIAFIYRAKVAARPELLPLGRTDDGAWLPEVDDRSHVPTGVEAYRLNGPLWFGNANWFKLAMVDEIRDGPGKPLLLVLDGTRIDDIDFTGIDALKQIIEVCVLREVTFAMACHIGRTEEALNRGGIARELAGERVFDSVEEAVQTLGPTHRRTHGAGDD
- a CDS encoding Gfo/Idh/MocA family oxidoreductase — its product is MTVPVSTGAAKIGLIGYGLAGSAFHAPIISTTAGLELAAIVTGSPERADEIGQRYPTTTVVPDVATLWELTLDAVVIATPNSSHVQLASDCIEHGVGTVVDKPLALTSAQAADLIVAADAAQVLLTTYQNRRWDGDFLTATELVESGTLGAVALFESRFEKWRPEVSDAWKDQTPAEEGGGILLDLGSHLIDQAVLLFGVVTGVYAEVDAVRPSAIAEDNAFLALTHAGGTRSHLTMSATAADLGPRLRLLGTEGAYVSWGLDPQEAALRRGDLPGAGWGVLPADDWGTLSGTTTPGPLPTHPGDYPAFYRALAAALRDGGPPPVDPSDAVTTLRIIEAARESSASRTFVNLTA